In one Nocardia tengchongensis genomic region, the following are encoded:
- a CDS encoding TetR/AcrR family transcriptional regulator, producing the protein MGGQIGSATVVAGRSTKEAIRDAALQLFASKGFDHSSLREVADAVGITKASLYYHYASKVDLLVAIIEPMFDEVRDQVERLDDLPATPENVREVIRERLHSTLANRQVGALCMRDTVAIVNALGNRYPDIIELHHRMCRWMAGPGADDDTLLRAAAAMQVLSTAMMSQEIVPATDVDHVETTLLNAALGVLYPPR; encoded by the coding sequence ATGGGTGGCCAGATCGGTTCCGCGACAGTTGTCGCAGGTAGAAGCACTAAAGAAGCGATCCGAGATGCCGCTCTGCAGTTGTTCGCCAGCAAAGGGTTCGACCACAGCAGTTTGCGCGAGGTCGCCGATGCGGTGGGAATCACAAAAGCCTCGCTCTACTATCACTATGCCTCGAAGGTCGATCTTCTGGTAGCGATCATCGAGCCGATGTTCGACGAGGTGCGTGATCAGGTCGAGCGGCTCGACGATTTGCCGGCCACTCCCGAGAACGTGCGCGAGGTGATCCGCGAGCGCCTGCATTCGACGCTGGCCAACCGTCAGGTGGGTGCGCTGTGCATGCGCGACACCGTCGCCATCGTCAATGCCCTCGGCAACCGCTATCCCGACATCATCGAACTGCATCACCGCATGTGCCGGTGGATGGCCGGACCCGGCGCCGACGACGACACCCTGCTCCGCGCCGCCGCGGCCATGCAGGTGCTCAGCACCGCGATGATGTCGCAGGAGATCGTCCCCGCCACCGATGTCGATCACGTCGAGACGACATTGTTGAATGCCGCACTCGGTGTGCTGTATCCCCCGCGATAG
- a CDS encoding Rrf2 family transcriptional regulator translates to MHITAKVDYAVRTLVEIAKAQPDSVKADAIVSAQDIPPKVLESVVADLRKGELVISRRGPDGGYRLARPAADISIANVIRAVEGPLASVRGQRPEDVVYPGAAEPLQRVWIGLRVNIRSVLERVTIADIAHDLLPSFLDELLHDPDAWTRRPRPAGGSVAGAPARPTAVSGVIWISPTSRWFPGR, encoded by the coding sequence GTGCACATCACCGCGAAGGTCGATTACGCGGTGCGCACCCTCGTCGAAATCGCGAAGGCACAACCTGATTCGGTGAAGGCCGACGCCATTGTCTCCGCCCAGGACATTCCGCCGAAGGTGCTGGAATCGGTGGTGGCCGATCTGCGCAAGGGCGAACTGGTGATCAGCCGCCGCGGTCCCGACGGCGGCTACCGGCTGGCCCGCCCGGCCGCCGACATCAGCATCGCGAATGTGATTCGCGCCGTGGAGGGCCCGCTGGCCTCGGTGCGCGGGCAGCGACCGGAGGATGTCGTTTATCCGGGCGCGGCCGAACCGCTGCAGCGGGTGTGGATCGGGCTGCGCGTGAACATCCGTTCGGTGCTGGAACGGGTCACCATCGCCGATATCGCCCACGACCTGCTGCCGTCCTTCCTGGACGAACTGTTGCACGATCCGGACGCCTGGACCCGGCGTCCCCGCCCCGCGGGCGGCTCGGTGGCGGGCGCACCCGCGCGGCCCACCGCGGTGAGTGGCGTGATCTGGATCAGCCCGACATCTAGGTGGTTCCCAGGGCGCTGA
- a CDS encoding ABC transporter ATP-binding protein, which translates to MLIRLLRTSMRPYRTQLAGVVVLQLISVIAMLYLPTLNADIIDKGVTKGDIGYIWSTGGWMLLVTAIQIIAQACSVYLGAQAAMGAGRDMRAALLHRVGTFSAREVGVFGAPSLITRNTNDVGQVQLLVLMSATILVMAPIMCIGGIFMALRESMQLSWLLLIAVPALALSMGFIISRMVPGFRRMQDRIDAVNRVLREQITGIRVVRAFVRERQETLRFGVANSELTEQSLYVGKYMALMFPMVMLISNVTTVGVIWFGGHSIDNGDMQIGTLTAMLAYIMQILMAVMMASFLAMMAPRAAVSAERISAVLDTESSVAEPQAPQPFRGDPGVVDMQFAEFKFPGAEKPVLKGIRFQTAPGTTTAIVGATGSGKTTLINLIPRLIDVTDGAVQVGGTDVRELQLEELRSEIGLVPQKAYLFSGTVASNLRYGKPDATDEELWHALEIAQAADFVREMPQGLETPVAQGGTTVSGGQRQRLAIARALVRKPRVYLFDDCFSALDVATDVRVREALRPETSNASVIIVAQRISTIRDADQIVVLEDGEMAGIGTHEQLLLDCNEYREIVESQFSAEEVR; encoded by the coding sequence ATGTTGATCCGACTTCTACGCACTTCCATGCGGCCCTACCGCACCCAGTTGGCGGGGGTCGTCGTGCTCCAGCTGATCTCGGTCATCGCCATGCTGTATCTGCCCACGCTGAACGCCGACATCATCGACAAGGGCGTCACCAAGGGCGATATCGGCTATATCTGGTCCACGGGCGGATGGATGCTGCTGGTGACAGCCATCCAGATCATCGCCCAGGCCTGCTCCGTGTATCTGGGCGCGCAAGCGGCCATGGGCGCGGGCCGCGACATGCGCGCGGCCCTGCTGCACCGGGTGGGCACCTTCTCGGCGCGGGAGGTCGGCGTGTTCGGCGCGCCGTCGCTGATCACCCGCAATACCAATGACGTCGGCCAGGTGCAGCTGCTGGTGCTGATGAGCGCCACCATCCTGGTGATGGCCCCGATCATGTGCATCGGCGGCATCTTCATGGCGCTGCGCGAGAGCATGCAGCTGTCGTGGCTGTTGCTGATCGCGGTGCCGGCGCTCGCCCTGTCGATGGGCTTCATCATCAGCCGCATGGTGCCGGGCTTCCGGCGCATGCAGGATCGCATCGACGCGGTGAACCGGGTGCTGCGTGAGCAGATCACCGGTATCCGGGTGGTGCGGGCGTTCGTGCGGGAGCGGCAGGAGACCTTGCGTTTCGGTGTCGCCAACAGCGAGCTGACCGAGCAGTCGCTCTACGTCGGTAAGTACATGGCGCTGATGTTCCCGATGGTCATGCTGATCTCGAACGTCACCACGGTCGGCGTCATCTGGTTCGGCGGCCACTCGATCGACAACGGGGACATGCAGATCGGCACGCTGACCGCGATGCTCGCCTACATCATGCAGATCCTGATGGCGGTCATGATGGCCTCCTTCCTGGCCATGATGGCCCCGCGCGCCGCGGTCTCGGCCGAGCGCATCAGCGCGGTGCTCGACACCGAGTCGTCGGTGGCGGAACCGCAAGCGCCGCAGCCGTTCCGGGGCGATCCGGGCGTCGTGGACATGCAGTTCGCCGAGTTCAAGTTCCCCGGCGCGGAGAAGCCGGTGCTGAAGGGCATCCGCTTCCAGACCGCGCCGGGCACCACCACCGCCATCGTGGGCGCGACCGGCTCCGGCAAGACCACGCTGATCAACCTGATCCCGCGGCTGATCGACGTCACCGACGGCGCGGTCCAGGTGGGCGGCACCGATGTGCGGGAGCTGCAGCTGGAGGAGCTGCGCAGCGAGATCGGCCTGGTCCCGCAGAAGGCGTACCTGTTCTCCGGCACCGTGGCCTCGAACCTGCGCTACGGCAAACCCGACGCCACCGACGAGGAACTCTGGCACGCGCTCGAGATCGCGCAGGCTGCCGACTTCGTGCGCGAGATGCCGCAGGGTCTGGAAACTCCTGTGGCGCAAGGCGGTACCACCGTCTCGGGTGGTCAGCGCCAGCGCCTGGCGATCGCTCGCGCACTGGTCCGCAAGCCGCGCGTCTACCTGTTCGACGACTGCTTCTCCGCCCTCGACGTCGCCACCGACGTGCGGGTGCGTGAAGCCCTGCGGCCGGAAACCTCGAACGCGTCGGTCATCATTGTGGCGCAACGGATCTCGACGATCCGCGACGCCGATCAGATCGTAGTGCTGGAGGACGGCGAGATGGCCGGCATCGGCACCCACGAACAGTTGCTGCTCGACTGCAACGAATACCGCGAGATCGTGGAATCGCAGTTCAGCGCGGAGGAGGTGCGATGA
- a CDS encoding ABC transporter ATP-binding protein, producing the protein MRPGAVNPGAPDAKAKSFGPSLKRLLRMLAPDRVYLIVVFVLAVGSVVLNTLGPQILGKATNLIFDGVVGKQLPAGQTKDELVEGLRAGGNTTFADMLASMDVIPGTGIDFTAVGHVLAWVLALYIGSSVFGWLQAQLLIVVLNRTVKRMRAQIEEKIHRLPLRYFDSMPRGDVLSRVTNDVDNVAQTLQQTMSQLIINVLSVIGILIMMFWISWILALIALLTVPLAVIVTAQIAKRSKPHFVDQWKFTGEVNAQVEEAFTGHEVVSAFGRVREVGEQFDETNAKLYNSSFKSQFISGLIMPAIMFLGNLNYVLIAVVGGLRVASGNLSLGEVQAFIQYSRGFTQPLTQIGSMMNLLQSGVASAERIFEILDAKEQSPDPDPEDSRPLDRGRVAFEDVSFRYEAETPVIDDLSLVAEPGHVVAIVGPTGAGKTTLVNLLMRFYEVDSGAITIDGVDITAISRDQLRSRMGMVLQDTWLFGGTIRENIAYGNPNASEEDILEAARAAYVDRFVHALPMGYDTVIDEEGSGVSAGEKQLITIARAFLAKPSILILDEATSSVDTRTELLVQHAMAALRRDRTSFVIAHRLSTIRDADTIVVMEKGKIVEQGTHEKLLAARGFYYRLYSAQFAAAITDGEGNNVDDPESDAVVLSK; encoded by the coding sequence ATGAGGCCCGGAGCGGTCAATCCCGGTGCGCCGGACGCGAAGGCGAAGTCCTTCGGCCCGTCGCTGAAGCGCCTGCTGCGCATGCTGGCGCCGGATCGGGTCTACCTGATCGTGGTGTTCGTGCTGGCGGTGGGTTCGGTGGTGCTCAACACCCTGGGCCCGCAGATCCTCGGCAAGGCCACCAACCTGATCTTCGACGGCGTGGTCGGCAAGCAGCTGCCCGCCGGGCAGACCAAGGACGAACTGGTCGAGGGACTGCGCGCGGGCGGCAACACCACCTTCGCCGACATGCTCGCCAGCATGGACGTGATCCCCGGCACCGGAATCGATTTCACCGCGGTGGGTCATGTGCTGGCCTGGGTGCTGGCGCTCTACATCGGCTCCTCGGTGTTCGGCTGGCTGCAGGCGCAGCTTCTGATCGTGGTGCTCAACCGCACCGTGAAGCGGATGCGCGCGCAGATCGAGGAGAAGATCCACCGGCTGCCGCTGCGCTACTTCGACTCGATGCCGCGCGGCGATGTGCTCTCGCGCGTCACCAACGACGTCGACAATGTGGCACAGACGTTGCAGCAGACCATGTCTCAGCTGATCATCAACGTGCTGTCGGTGATCGGCATCCTGATCATGATGTTCTGGATCTCCTGGATCCTGGCCCTGATCGCGCTGCTCACCGTGCCGCTGGCGGTCATCGTGACCGCGCAGATCGCCAAGCGCTCAAAGCCGCATTTCGTGGATCAGTGGAAGTTCACCGGCGAGGTGAACGCGCAGGTCGAGGAGGCTTTCACCGGCCACGAGGTGGTCAGCGCGTTCGGTCGGGTGCGCGAGGTGGGGGAGCAGTTCGACGAGACCAATGCCAAGCTCTACAACTCGTCGTTCAAGTCGCAGTTCATCTCCGGGCTGATCATGCCCGCCATCATGTTCCTCGGGAACCTGAACTACGTGCTGATCGCCGTGGTCGGTGGCCTGCGGGTGGCGTCGGGCAATCTGTCGCTGGGTGAGGTGCAGGCGTTCATCCAGTACTCGCGCGGATTCACCCAGCCGCTCACCCAGATCGGTTCGATGATGAACCTGCTGCAGTCGGGTGTCGCGTCGGCGGAACGCATCTTCGAGATCCTCGACGCCAAGGAGCAGTCGCCGGATCCGGATCCGGAGGACTCGCGGCCGCTGGATCGGGGCCGGGTCGCGTTCGAGGACGTGTCCTTCCGCTACGAGGCCGAGACCCCGGTCATCGACGACCTGTCGCTGGTGGCCGAACCTGGGCACGTGGTGGCCATCGTCGGGCCGACCGGTGCGGGCAAGACCACGCTGGTCAACCTGCTCATGCGGTTCTACGAAGTGGATTCCGGCGCCATCACCATCGACGGCGTCGACATCACCGCCATCAGCCGTGACCAGCTGCGCTCGCGCATGGGCATGGTGCTGCAGGACACCTGGTTGTTCGGCGGCACCATCCGGGAGAACATCGCCTACGGCAACCCGAACGCCTCCGAGGAGGACATCCTCGAGGCGGCCCGGGCGGCGTACGTGGACCGGTTCGTGCACGCGCTGCCGATGGGCTACGACACCGTCATCGACGAGGAGGGCTCCGGCGTCAGCGCCGGTGAGAAGCAGCTCATCACGATCGCCCGCGCGTTCCTGGCCAAACCGTCCATCCTGATCCTGGACGAGGCCACCAGCTCGGTCGACACCCGCACCGAGCTGCTGGTGCAGCACGCCATGGCGGCGCTGCGCCGGGACCGCACGAGTTTCGTGATCGCGCACCGGCTTTCGACGATCCGCGACGCCGACACCATCGTGGTGATGGAGAAGGGCAAGATCGTCGAGCAGGGTACGCACGAGAAACTGCTCGCCGCTCGCGGCTTCTACTACCGCCTCTACAGCGCCCAGTTCGCCGCCGCCATCACCGACGGCGAGGGCAACAACGTCGACGATCCGGAATCGGACGCCGTCGTGCTCAGCAAGTAG
- the tgt gene encoding tRNA guanosine(34) transglycosylase Tgt, protein MSAASEFSFKVGTRLEGRHGRTGLISTPHGDIATPAFIPVGTKATVKAVLPETMKEIGSQALLANAYHLYLQPGPDIVDEAGGVAEFMNWHGPTFTDSGGFQVMSLGVGFKKVLAMESVGVQNDDVIAKGKERLAHVDDDGVTFRSHLDGSKHRFTPEVSMGIQHQLGADVMMAFDELTTLMNTRGYQEESLERTRRWAQRCLDEHERLTAARSHRPYQALFGVIQGAQYEDLRRKACRDLEELRGAAGTGFDGYGIGGALEKHNLGTIVGWCCDELPEGKPRHLLGISEPEDIFTAVENGADTFDCVNPSRVARNAALYTDEGRFNINTARFKRDFTPIDESCDCYTCANYTRAYIHHLFKAKEILAATLCTIHNERFTVRLVDRVRESIDGGYFDEYQADFLGRWRGRIKAPGL, encoded by the coding sequence GTGTCTGCTGCCTCCGAGTTCTCGTTCAAGGTCGGTACCCGTCTGGAAGGCCGGCACGGCAGGACGGGCCTCATCAGTACGCCACACGGCGATATCGCCACCCCCGCCTTCATCCCGGTCGGCACGAAAGCCACGGTCAAGGCCGTGTTGCCGGAGACCATGAAGGAGATCGGTTCGCAGGCGCTGCTCGCCAACGCGTACCACCTGTACCTGCAGCCCGGCCCGGACATCGTGGACGAGGCCGGGGGCGTGGCCGAGTTCATGAACTGGCACGGCCCCACCTTCACCGACTCCGGCGGCTTCCAGGTCATGTCGCTGGGGGTCGGGTTCAAGAAGGTGCTGGCCATGGAGTCGGTCGGCGTGCAGAACGACGACGTGATCGCCAAGGGCAAGGAGCGGCTGGCGCACGTCGACGACGACGGCGTCACCTTCCGCTCTCACCTGGACGGCTCCAAGCATCGGTTCACGCCCGAGGTGTCCATGGGCATCCAGCACCAGCTGGGCGCGGACGTCATGATGGCCTTCGACGAGCTCACCACGCTCATGAACACCCGCGGCTACCAGGAGGAATCGCTGGAGCGCACGCGCCGCTGGGCGCAGCGTTGCCTCGACGAGCACGAGCGGCTCACTGCCGCGCGCTCGCATCGGCCGTATCAGGCGCTGTTCGGCGTCATCCAGGGCGCGCAGTACGAAGACCTGCGCCGCAAGGCCTGTCGCGACCTCGAGGAGTTGCGTGGCGCGGCCGGAACGGGATTCGACGGCTACGGCATCGGCGGCGCGCTGGAGAAGCACAATCTCGGCACCATCGTCGGCTGGTGCTGCGACGAACTGCCCGAGGGCAAGCCGCGCCACCTGCTCGGCATCAGCGAGCCGGAGGACATCTTCACCGCGGTGGAGAACGGCGCGGACACCTTCGACTGCGTGAATCCCTCACGCGTGGCCCGCAATGCGGCGCTGTACACCGACGAGGGCCGCTTCAATATCAATACCGCGCGGTTCAAGCGGGACTTCACGCCCATCGACGAGAGCTGCGACTGCTACACCTGCGCCAACTACACCCGCGCCTACATCCATCACCTGTTCAAGGCGAAGGAGATCCTGGCGGCCACCCTGTGCACCATTCACAACGAGCGCTTCACGGTGCGCCTGGTGGACCGGGTGCGGGAGAGCATCGACGGCGGCTACTTCGACGAGTACCAGGCCGACTTCCTCGGCCGTTGGCGCGGTCGCATCAAAGCCCCGGGGCTGTAA
- a CDS encoding queuosine precursor transporter, producing the protein MSESKTVDTDRSGHPAPDHASFADAAGGYFTPVAVAFTAVLLISNVCVAKGVQFFTGQHVSLGPITVLPITMDGAFFLFPLAYVIGDILSEVYGFRATRRIVYYGFGALLLMIICFQVVIKLPTGDLEQNGSSFGDVLGHTPQLAFAGIAGYFVGQFLNSITLVLIKERTKEKHLWARLLGSTVAGEIGDTFVFCSIAATAIGIHTWGDYFNYTIVGFVWKTLVEMCVLPISYRCIAFLKKREPSYRPRERSAIYE; encoded by the coding sequence GTGAGTGAATCGAAAACGGTCGATACCGACCGATCTGGACACCCCGCGCCCGATCACGCGAGTTTCGCGGATGCGGCCGGGGGATATTTCACGCCGGTGGCGGTCGCCTTCACCGCCGTCCTGCTCATCTCCAATGTGTGCGTCGCCAAGGGCGTCCAATTCTTCACCGGGCAGCACGTGTCGCTCGGTCCGATCACCGTGCTGCCGATCACCATGGACGGCGCGTTCTTCCTCTTCCCGCTCGCCTACGTCATCGGCGACATCCTCAGCGAGGTCTACGGCTTCCGCGCCACCCGCCGCATCGTCTACTACGGGTTCGGCGCGCTGCTGCTCATGATCATCTGCTTCCAGGTGGTCATCAAACTGCCGACCGGCGACCTCGAACAGAACGGCTCGTCCTTCGGCGACGTTCTCGGCCACACCCCGCAGCTGGCCTTCGCCGGCATCGCCGGATACTTCGTGGGCCAGTTCCTCAACTCGATCACCCTGGTGCTGATCAAGGAGCGCACCAAGGAGAAGCACCTGTGGGCCCGGCTGCTGGGTTCGACCGTGGCGGGCGAGATCGGCGACACCTTCGTGTTCTGCTCCATCGCCGCCACCGCCATCGGCATCCACACCTGGGGCGACTACTTCAACTACACGATCGTGGGCTTCGTCTGGAAGACCCTGGTCGAGATGTGCGTGCTGCCGATCAGCTACCGCTGCATCGCCTTCCTGAAGAAGCGGGAACCCTCGTACCGCCCGCGCGAGCGCTCGGCCATCTACGAGTGA
- a CDS encoding DUF4190 domain-containing protein, giving the protein MTNPGDSDEWWKQYGGEGVTPETPPAAPQQPAPPPAGYSSAPQYQTPPLTPPPQPVYPSYPPPQSNPTPTYPAGGQQPPAYGQQPPVPGQPAYGGYPGYQPYGYAAPTSQTSPLAIASLVVSIIGLPAMFFCAFLPVVSIVGLVLGVVALNQLKSNGQQGRGLALGGIWVGAIGTVLGLGGFLIFIIASAMGSN; this is encoded by the coding sequence ATGACGAATCCCGGCGATTCCGACGAGTGGTGGAAGCAGTACGGCGGTGAGGGCGTCACGCCCGAAACCCCGCCCGCGGCGCCGCAGCAACCGGCGCCGCCACCGGCCGGGTACAGCTCGGCCCCGCAGTACCAGACGCCGCCGCTGACTCCGCCGCCGCAGCCGGTGTACCCGAGTTATCCACCGCCGCAGTCGAATCCGACGCCCACCTACCCGGCCGGTGGGCAGCAGCCGCCCGCCTACGGGCAGCAGCCGCCGGTTCCGGGGCAGCCGGCCTACGGCGGCTATCCGGGCTACCAGCCCTACGGCTACGCGGCGCCGACGTCGCAGACCAGTCCGCTGGCCATCGCCTCGCTGGTGGTGTCGATCATCGGCCTGCCCGCGATGTTCTTCTGCGCCTTCCTGCCGGTGGTCTCGATCGTCGGGTTGGTGCTGGGGGTCGTGGCGTTGAATCAGCTGAAGTCCAACGGGCAGCAGGGACGTGGGCTGGCGCTGGGCGGAATCTGGGTGGGCGCGATCGGCACCGTGCTGGGGCTCGGCGGCTTCCTGATCTTCATCATCGCCAGCGCGATGGGCTCGAACTGA
- a CDS encoding RDD family protein: protein MTSGGYDPNQYPQGGQPYGQPQQPYGQPQQPQQPYGQQQPYGQPDPYGQQQPPQQPYGQQPYGQSDPYAQQQPPQYGQQPFGQSDPYGQQQPPADAYGQQQPYGQPAYQPYPDGGQPGFGGGYGGSQPGDLWTRFAARIIDSLIIGIPAGIIEALLPNNIAWLWSVLVPVILFGYFIFMETQQGGQTLGKKILGLRVVGPGGAPLDPATSAKRNLFVIVQLVPCLGTLVGLGMAIYIAITIEQSPTKQGWHDMFAGGTQVLKG from the coding sequence ATGACGAGCGGTGGGTACGACCCCAACCAGTATCCGCAGGGCGGCCAGCCGTACGGGCAGCCGCAGCAGCCGTATGGGCAGCCGCAGCAGCCACAGCAGCCGTACGGTCAGCAGCAGCCCTACGGCCAGCCCGACCCCTACGGCCAGCAGCAGCCGCCGCAGCAGCCCTACGGTCAGCAGCCCTACGGCCAGTCCGACCCGTACGCGCAGCAGCAGCCGCCGCAGTACGGCCAGCAGCCGTTCGGTCAGTCCGACCCCTACGGCCAGCAGCAGCCCCCGGCCGACGCCTACGGCCAGCAGCAGCCCTACGGCCAGCCGGCGTACCAGCCGTACCCGGACGGCGGCCAGCCCGGTTTCGGCGGCGGCTACGGCGGCTCGCAGCCCGGCGACCTGTGGACCCGCTTCGCGGCCCGCATCATCGACTCGCTGATCATCGGAATCCCGGCCGGCATCATCGAGGCACTGCTGCCCAACAACATCGCGTGGCTGTGGAGCGTGCTGGTCCCGGTCATCCTCTTCGGCTACTTCATCTTCATGGAGACCCAGCAGGGCGGCCAGACCCTGGGCAAGAAGATCCTGGGCCTGCGCGTGGTCGGCCCCGGCGGCGCGCCGCTGGACCCGGCCACCTCGGCCAAGCGCAACCTGTTCGTCATCGTGCAGCTGGTCCCGTGCCTGGGCACCCTGGTCGGCCTCGGTATGGCGATCTACATCGCGATCACCATCGAGCAGAGCCCGACCAAGCAGGGCTGGCACGACATGTTCGCCGGCGGCACCCAGGTGCTGAAGGGCTGA
- the gluQRS gene encoding tRNA glutamyl-Q(34) synthetase GluQRS: MPTDLVPATAERPAGSGRFAPSPSGDLHLGNLRTALLAWLFARSTGRGFLLRMEDLDRVKAGAAERQLEDLAALGLDWDGPVEWQSRRLPLYEAAIERLTAAGLTYECFCTRKEIQQAVTAPHGPMGAYPGTCRNLTDHEIRQRRDEGRPAALRLRAAVTEFTVTDRLLGEYRGAVDDLVLRRGDGTPAYNLAVVVDDADQGIDQVVRGDDLLPSTPRQAYLATLLGLPLPEYAHVPLVLNTSGQRLAKRDGAVTLRDRAALGESPQHVLCVLADSLGYAGAITPSGLLERFRLENLPQEPWRLDPDGLLQPRKCP; this comes from the coding sequence GTGCCCACCGACCTTGTCCCAGCAACAGCCGAACGCCCGGCCGGGTCCGGCCGCTTCGCGCCGAGTCCTTCCGGCGACCTGCACCTGGGCAATCTGCGAACCGCACTGCTGGCTTGGCTCTTCGCCCGCTCCACCGGGCGCGGATTCCTGCTCCGCATGGAGGACCTGGACCGCGTGAAAGCGGGTGCGGCCGAACGGCAACTGGAGGATCTGGCCGCGCTCGGCCTGGACTGGGACGGACCGGTGGAGTGGCAGTCACGCCGGCTCCCCCTGTACGAAGCCGCCATCGAACGGCTCACCGCGGCGGGCCTGACCTACGAATGCTTCTGCACGCGTAAGGAAATCCAGCAGGCGGTGACCGCACCGCACGGCCCGATGGGCGCCTACCCCGGCACCTGCCGGAATCTCACCGACCACGAGATCCGGCAACGCCGTGACGAAGGCCGGCCCGCCGCGCTGCGGCTGCGCGCGGCCGTCACCGAATTCACCGTCACCGACCGCCTGCTCGGCGAATACCGCGGCGCGGTCGACGATCTCGTGCTCCGCCGCGGCGACGGCACCCCCGCCTACAACCTCGCGGTCGTGGTCGACGACGCCGACCAGGGCATCGATCAGGTGGTGCGCGGCGACGACCTGCTGCCCTCCACCCCGCGGCAGGCGTATCTGGCGACGCTGCTCGGCCTGCCCCTGCCCGAATACGCCCATGTCCCATTGGTCCTGAACACCTCCGGGCAACGGCTCGCGAAGCGCGACGGCGCGGTCACCCTGCGCGATCGGGCGGCGCTGGGCGAATCCCCGCAACACGTGCTGTGCGTGCTCGCGGACTCGCTCGGCTACGCCGGCGCAATCACGCCTTCCGGTCTGCTGGAACGATTCCGCCTGGAAAACCTGCCGCAAGAACCGTGGAGACTCGACCCGGACGGGTTGTTGCAACCCCGCAAATGTCCGTAA
- a CDS encoding DUF309 domain-containing protein — MPEQTQDDTGRDRDDDGRARNARPRDRFGRPLPFGSAGVPRIPEDLDLPPAETLDYAQRLLDEGLAFNAHEVLEAAWKNGPFAEKSLWQGLAQFAVGLTHIQRGNAKGARTLLKRASDRLSAYGTAPYGIDSPGLVDRAHTLLMALEQGKPISDTDLRARLTISH, encoded by the coding sequence ATGCCCGAGCAGACACAGGACGACACCGGACGGGACCGCGACGACGACGGCCGCGCCCGGAATGCCCGTCCTCGTGACCGATTTGGGCGACCCCTCCCATTCGGCAGCGCCGGTGTCCCCCGCATCCCCGAGGACCTCGACCTGCCGCCCGCCGAAACCCTCGACTATGCCCAGCGTCTGCTCGACGAGGGCCTGGCTTTCAACGCCCACGAGGTACTCGAGGCCGCCTGGAAGAACGGTCCGTTCGCCGAGAAGTCGCTGTGGCAGGGCCTCGCGCAATTTGCCGTTGGGCTCACCCACATTCAACGGGGAAACGCCAAGGGCGCGCGCACCCTCCTGAAACGCGCGTCGGATCGCCTCTCCGCCTACGGAACCGCCCCCTACGGCATCGACTCGCCCGGCCTGGTGGACCGCGCGCACACGCTGCTCATGGCGCTCGAGCAGGGAAAACCCATCTCCGACACCGACCTTCGAGCCCGGCTCACAATCTCACACTGA
- a CDS encoding DUF397 domain-containing protein, which yields MKVDFTGAVWRKSKHSGPNGNCVEVAFLGDGNVAVRDTKDLGAGPILAFTPGEWDAFVAGVSDGEFNRA from the coding sequence GTGAAGGTGGATTTCACCGGCGCCGTTTGGCGCAAGAGCAAACACAGCGGCCCCAACGGCAACTGCGTGGAGGTCGCGTTTCTCGGCGACGGCAATGTCGCGGTCCGGGATACCAAGGACCTCGGCGCCGGGCCGATCCTGGCTTTCACCCCCGGCGAGTGGGATGCCTTCGTGGCCGGCGTCTCCGACGGGGAGTTCAACCGGGCCTGA